Below is a window of Leucobacter sp. Psy1 DNA.
ACCACGTCTACGAACAGATCCAGCAGGCGAAGCGGGGGTACCGGTCGGACGAGGCCGAGTCCGCCGCGTGACCCGGCGCATCCCCGGGGAGGGATCCGCCGGGAGGATCCCTCCCGGTCTCATGCTCGCGCTCGGCTATGTGTCGATGGCCGCCTCGCTCTCGACGGACATGTATCCGCCGGCGTTCCCGGGGATTGCCGAGCATTTCTCGGTGGGACCGTCGGCCGTGCAACTGACGCTCACGGCGTTCATGGCCGGAGCCGCAATGGGGCAGCTCCTGATCGGGTCGCTTTCTGACGCTCTCGGACGCAGACGGTCGCTCATCGCCGGGCTTGCGGTGTTCGCCGCGTGCGCGATCCTGGCGGTGCTCAGCCCGACGCTGGAGTTCCTGATCACCGTGCGCGCGCTGCAGGGGTTCGCAGGGGCGTCGGGCGCGGTGCTCGCCCGTGCCGTGATCGCCGATCTTGCGGCGCCCCGCGAAACCGTACGCGCCTACAGCCTCCTGTTCGTGATGATCGCGCTCGGTCCCGCGATCGCGAGCCCTCTCGGCGCGCTGCTCACCGAGTTCGGCGGGTGGCGCGCCACGCTGACCGGGCTCGCCGTTCTGGGATCCGGGATGTTCCTCGTCGCTGCACTCCGCATTCCCGAGAGCTTGCCTGCCGAGGCGAGACGTCCGTTCTCGGCGTCGTCGCTGACCCTGGGCGCCCGGTCGCTGCTCGGCCGCATGAGCTACCTCGGTCACGCTGTCGCGTTCGCCGCGGGGTACGGCGTGCTCATCGTCTACATCGCGTCGTCGTCGTTCATCGTGCAATCGATGTTCGGGCTCGGACCGGTGGGCTACGCGCTGACCTTCACCTTCAGTTCCGCGGCGGTCATGCTCGGGTCCTGGCTCAGCGGACAGGCGTCAATGCGGTGGAGCAGTGTCGCCGCCCTGCGTATCGGTCAACTGCTCGCCCTGGGAGCGTCAGGGCTGCTGCTCATCAGCGCGCTTGTCGGTGCGCTCTCATTCTCGCTCTACTTGCTCCTCATCGGCTGCTTCGCACTCGGAGCCGGCTTCGTGATGTCGACGGCATCCGCACTCGCGATCGGTCAGGCCGCGGGCATCGCCGGGACGGGGTCTGCGCTCATCGGGTTCGGGCAGTTCGTCACTGGCGCCATGGCGGCGCCGCTCGGAGGGCTCGCGGGGGAAGGCACCGCGGTTCCCGCCGCAGCGGGGATGACGGCGTTCGCACTGATCGGGTTGCTGGGAGGGCTTGCGGGCGCAGCCGCCTTGCGCCGCACCACTCGCTCGGGGTGAGTCCGGAGGGCCTCAGCGCTCACACGAACGCGGACACGCCCGTCAGGGCGCGTCCCACGATGAGCGAGGTGACCTCGTGCGTGCCCTCGTAGGAGTACACGGCCTCGGCATCGGCGAAGAAGCGGGCGACGTCATAGTCCACCACGATGCCGTTGCCTCCGACGAGTTCGCGGGCGAGCGCTGCCGACTCCCGAGCGTGGAGCGAGGTCCACATTTTCGCGAGCGATGAGCTCGCATCGCTGAGCACTCCGCGGTCCTGCGCCGCGGACAGCCCCGTCACCATGCCGAGAGAGGCGGTGAGATTGCCGAGGATTCGCGCCAGTTTCTCCTGGATGAGCTGGAAGCTCGCCAGCGGCCGGCCGAACTGCTCTCGTTCTCGGACGTACCGGACGGCGCCCTCGAGTGCGCCGGCCTGCAGGCCCGCGGCGATCCAGGCGACGTCCGACCGGAGGGGGCGCATGATGGCGGCGACGTCCCTCCAGGAGTTGATCTTCTGCAGGCGGGAGGATTCGGGCACGCGCACCCCGTCGAGCGTGATGTGCGAGTTCTGCATCGGTCGGAGCGAGATCTTGCCGCCGATGACCTCCTGACTCACCCCGGGCGTCTCTCGCGGTATGAGGAAGCACTTGATCTCTCCATCCGCGGTATCGCGGGCGAAGACAGCCAGACCGTCGGCGGAGGTCGCCCCGCCGATCCAGCGCTTGGCGCCGTCGATGACCCAGGAATCGCCGTTGCGGGTCGCTGTGGTGGCGAGACCGCCCGCGATGTCGGAGCCGTGGTCGGGCTCCGTGAGCGCGAACACGCCGCGGTAGTCGAAGCTGCGAATCCTCGGGTCGAGGTCGGCGACTTGCTCAGCGGAACCGCCCATGCGCACCGTCGAACGGAAGAGACCGGACTGGGCGTTGTACACGGTCGCGACGGAGACATCGGTGCGGGCCAGCACGAAGTTCCGGAACCCGCTGAACATCGTCGACGCCGCTTCTTCGGCGCTGACGCCCTGAGGCGCCATCAGGTCGAGCGGGGCGAGCGCATCGAGGATGCCGGCGGGCATCGTCGCGGAATCCCAGGCATCGTTCACCAGCGGTGCGACGTCGCGCTCGAGTACCTCGTGCAACTGCTCGAGGGCCGTGACAGCGGCGGAGCTGAGGTGCGCGCGTGCGTAGCCGAACGGATCGATGCCGAAGGCGCCCTCCGGTCCGAACTCCGGCGCGCGCAGCGGCTTCGTCGGCGATGACATGGAACTCCTTCGGTCCGGTGGTGCGGGGAGCGGCCGGTTCAGCCGTCGAGACCGAGCAGCCTGACGGCGTTGTGCTTCACGATGCCGGGGAGGGCTTCGGGCTTCAGATCCGTCAGCTCGATGTCGCGGAGCCATCGGTCGGGCGAGAGCATCGGGAAGTCGGAGCCGAAGAGCACTCGATCCTTCAGCAGTGTTCCCGCATTCCGCACGAGCTGCGGCGGGAAGTACTTGGGGCTCCAGCCCGACAGGTCGATCCAGGTGTTGTGCTTGTGGGTGGCCACCGAGATCGCCTCGTCCTGCCAGGGCACGGACGGGTGCGCCATGATGATCTGCAGATCGCCGAAGTCGGCGGCCACGCTGTCGAGGAGCATCGGGTTGGAGAGCCCGAGACGGAGGCCGCGTCCCCCCTTCATGCCCGCACCGATCCCCGTTTGACCCGTGTGGAAGAGCGCGACGACGCCCGCCCGCTCCAGGACCTCGTAGAGGGGGGAGAATCGCTCGTCGCTCGGGTCGAAGCGCTGCACGGTCGGGTGGAACTTGAAGCCGCGAACGCCGCTCTCCTCGATGAGGCGTTGGACCCGGTCCACGGCGTCTGGGAGGTTCGGATCGACCGACCCGAACGGGATCAGCACGTCGTTGTTCGCAGCGGCCCCTGCCGCGATCTCGGCGCTCGAGATCGGTGCGTGCCCGAGATTCGTCGTCGCGTCGACCGTGAACACGACCGCGGCCGTGTTGCGTTCCCGGTAGTACTCGGCGACGGCGTCCAGTCGGGGCTGGAGACCCCCCGTGCTGAAGTACTTCGCGGCGGCCGCGGCGAGGTCGTCTGGCAGCGAGTTGTGTCCGTGAGCGTCCATCTCGATGTGGACGTGCACGTCGATCGCCGTGATCGATGCGACGTCGATGGCGGGTTCGTAGCGGGTCATGGAGGCTCCTTCGGCTCGCGGTCCCGGTGCGGAGGTGCCGGCTGTCAGGCCTGCGGGGGCTGCAGTTCTTCGGGCAGTGGGGGGAACTGCTCGCCGACCGACTGCGCCTGCTCGCCGATCGTCGAGGGGAACTTCTCGGCGAGCGCCTCCGGGGTCCAGCCGCCCTCGTGATATTCGGTGGCCACGGGCTCGGGGTGCGACCAGAGCTGCAGGCGATCGCCGCCGATGCCCACTGCCTGGCCTGTGACGCCTGACGCGTCGTCCGAGGCGAGGTAGGCGATCAGGGGGGCGACGTCGGCAGCGGTTCCGAACCCGAGCGTGTGGCGGAAGAAGTCCGGCATCGCCTCGCCCTGAGCGTCGGCCTCCATCGCAGCGTGGAAGTAGGGCACCGTCGCAGTCATAGCGGTGGCCGCGACCGGGATCACGGCGTTCGCGGTGATGCCGGCCCGCTTCAGCTCCAGTGCCCAGGTGCGCACCATTCCCACGATGCCGGCCTTCGCCGCGGCGTAGTTGGTCTGGCCGAAGTTGCCGCGCTGCCCGGTGGGGGAACCGATGCAGATGATGCGGCCGCCCTCGCCCTGCTCGCGCATCCGCGTGGCGGCCTCGCGCACGCAGGTGAACGTGCCGCGCAGGTGGACGTTGATCACGGTGTCGAAATCGTCATCGCTCATCTTCCAGAGGACCGTGTCGCGCAGGACCCCGGCGTTGGTGACGAGGATGTCGAGGCGCCCGAATTCGGCGAAGGCCGCATCGACGAGCTGCTTCGCCGTCTCGGTGGGGCCCACGGGAGCGACCACTGCTGTCGCTGTGCCACCGGCCGCCTCGATGCTCGCGACCGCATCGGCGGCGGTGTTCTCGTCGACATCATTGATGACGACCGCGGCTCCCTGGCGGGCGAGCTCCTGCGCGTATGCGAGCCCGAGGCCCCGGCCCGATCCCGTGACGATGGCGACTTTGCCGGCGAGTGACATTGAGGCTCCTGACTGCTCTGTGCGGGGTTCGGATCCATTAGCGCAGATTTAATTGAAGTTGTCAATCATTGATGATCTCACACGCGGAGCTCTCGTTCGCACCTAACTTGCGATTGAGACTGATTACTGAACAGGAGAGTTGCGATGAGCGCAATACCTGTCTAGGGTGAAACGGACTGCTCGACGGCAATGAGGGGTGTCGGAATGACTCCAGAAGAACCAGCGAGAAACCCGGACCCCCGAGGGGAGCGTGCGGCCATCGCGCGACGCGCGCCGCTCACCGCGACGCGGCGGGCGGTGCTCGGCGGGGGCCTCGGTCTCGGCCTTATGACGCTCCTCACGGCATGCGGTGGTCGCGCCGTCGCCGGCCCGCAAATCCAGGTGGAGGGGCCGCCGCAGGAGGGCGGGGCGATCAGCATCGGCTTCGTCGGCGGCGGTGCCTCGGATACGCTCGACGGTGCCGTAGCGACGAACCTCGGCGACATCGCCAGGGCCGTGAACCTCTACAGCACCCTGCTCACCTTCGACCACGAGTACGAGCTGCAGCCGATGCTCGCGACCTCGGCCACGCCGAACGACGACGCGACCGTATGGACGGTCGAGCTGCGGGACGGCGTCAAGTTCAGCGACGGGCGCGAGCTCACGCCGCGCGACGTGATCGCGAGCTTCGAGCGCATTGTCGATCCCGAGGATCCGAAGTCCGGTGCCGCGGCGTTCGCCCACCTGGACGCCGTTGTCGAGACCGGACCCCGCACGGTGGAGTTCCGTCTGTCGCGGTCCGATACGGCGATGGATCAGCAGTTCGCCATGTACAACTGCATCATCGTGCCAGCCGACTTCGACCTGGCGAAGCCGGTCGGCACCGGCCCATTCATGCTCGAGAGCTTCACCGCTGCGCAGTCGACCGTGCTGCGACGCAATCCGCACTACTGGGGAGACGACGGTCCGTATCTCGACGAGGTCACCCTGCTCAACTTCAACGACACCGACGCGCTCATCAACGCGCTCCTGTCGAACCAGGTCGACGCCGTCGCGCAGATCCCCCCGGCCCTCGTCGAGGTGCTCGAGGCGGACGAGCGCATCAACATCCTCGACTCCGAGACGGGCGCGTACCTGCCGTTCACCATGCGGGTGGACCGGGAGCCGTTCGACGATGCCCGGGTGCGCGAAGCGTTCCGGCTCGCCGTGGACCGGGAGGGTATGGTCGAGCAGGTGCTCTCGGGGCGGGGCACCGTCGGCAACGACATGTACGCCGTGTTCGACGCCGCGTACCCCGCGGACCTGCCGCAGCGCACTCAAGACATCGTTGCAGCGCGGCAGCTGCTCGCCGAGGCGGGCTACCCCGACGGCGTCGACGTCGAACTCGTCACCGCACCGATCCAGTCAGGTGTGGTCGAGGCCGCACAGGTGTTCGCCGAGCAGGTCGCCGAGGCCGGGATCCGGGTCAAGATCAACCGGATGGACCTCACGGCCTACTGGACGGACTATCTGAACTACGACTTCTCGCAGACGTTCTGGTACACCCGGAGCTTCCTGCCGCAGACGCTCGCGGGCATGCTGCCCGACGCGCCGTTCAACGAGACCGGCTGGGACGACCCCGAGTTCATCGCGCTCATCGAGGAGGCACGTGCCGAAACGGACGACGCGCGTCGCGACGAGCTCACGCGGAGCGCCCAGGAGATCCTCTACGACCGCGGCGGACTGATCGTCTGGGGATTCGCGAATCAGATCGACGCGTACCAGAGCTACCTCGGCGGTCTCGTCCCTGATCGCAGCGGACTCCCGCTCTCGGGTTTCAAACTGCACGAGGTGTGGATCGGAGACGTCGCATGATCTTCAGGCTCATCGTCCAACGACTGACCGTCAGCATCCTCATCCTGCTGGCGATCTCGCTCATCATCTTCTTCGCCACCACCCTGCTGCCAGGCGATCCCGCAAAGGCGATTCTCGGCCAGCAGGCCACCCCCGAGCGGCTTGAGGCGCTGCGCGCGCAGATGCAGCTGAACGATCCGCCTTGGGTGCGGTACGGGGCCTGGCTCGCCGGTCTCGTGACGGGGGACCTCGGCGTCTCGGTAGCTTCGGGCCAGTCGGTCGCCTCGCTCCTCGGCGATCGGTTGAGCGCCTCGGTGTTCTTGATGGCCGCCGCCGCGATCATCAGCATCCCCGCCGGGATCCTTCTCGGCATCTGGTCGGCGCTCCGCCGTGGGCGCGCCGCCGACACAGCGGTCACCGGCGTCTCGCTCGTGCTGGCGGCACTGCCCGAGTTCGTGATCGGTATCGCGCTCGTGGCGACGTTCTCCACGACGGTGTTCCAACTGCTCCCCGCCGTCACGATGGCGCCGCCCGGCACGAGAGTGTGGGACTTCCCGAGCCAGCTCATCCTGCCGACGCTGGTCCTCGTCCTCGTGGTGACGCCGTACATCGCCCGCATGATGAGGGCGACCATGCTCGAAGTGCTCGAATCGGGGTACGTCGAGATGGCGAGGCTCAAGGGCGTGCCCGAGCGGCGGGTGATTCTGCGCCATGCGCTGCCGCACGCGATCGGGCCCGTGGCGCAGGTTGCGGCGATCCAGCTCGCGTGGCTCGCCGGAGGCGTCGTCGTAGTCGAGTTCCTCTTCCGTTTCCCTGGCGTCGGGCAGGCGCTCATCGATGCGGTGAACTACCGAGACGTGCAGGTCGTGCAGGCGATCACGATGCTCGTGGCGGTCGTCTACATCGTGGTGAATCTGCTGGCCGATGTCGTCGGGATCCTGGCCAATCCGAAGCTGCGCACCGGAGGTGTCGAGTGATGTCCGAGATCAGCGTGCAACCCCGCGACGCCGGCGATGCGGTGACGCGTAGCACGGTCCTGACCCGGTTCTGGGCCCAGGGCCAGGCCAAGATCGGCGTCGCGCTCACGGCGGTCGTCGTGATCCTCGCCTTTTGCGGTCCACTGCTCCTGCCGTGGGCGACGGGATACTCCGCGACCGAGTTCGCGGCGCGTCCGTTCCAGGAGGCCGGCGTCTTCGGTACCGACAACCTCGGGCGCGACGTGCTCTCCCGCTTCCTCGCGGGCGGTATGTCGCTCATTCTCTACTCGGTGCTCGCGACCGTTTTCGGTCTACTGCTCGGGGTGCTCTTCGGCATGGT
It encodes the following:
- a CDS encoding amidohydrolase family protein yields the protein MTRYEPAIDVASITAIDVHVHIEMDAHGHNSLPDDLAAAAAKYFSTGGLQPRLDAVAEYYRERNTAAVVFTVDATTNLGHAPISSAEIAAGAAANNDVLIPFGSVDPNLPDAVDRVQRLIEESGVRGFKFHPTVQRFDPSDERFSPLYEVLERAGVVALFHTGQTGIGAGMKGGRGLRLGLSNPMLLDSVAADFGDLQIIMAHPSVPWQDEAISVATHKHNTWIDLSGWSPKYFPPQLVRNAGTLLKDRVLFGSDFPMLSPDRWLRDIELTDLKPEALPGIVKHNAVRLLGLDG
- a CDS encoding ABC transporter permease, with the protein product MIFRLIVQRLTVSILILLAISLIIFFATTLLPGDPAKAILGQQATPERLEALRAQMQLNDPPWVRYGAWLAGLVTGDLGVSVASGQSVASLLGDRLSASVFLMAAAAIISIPAGILLGIWSALRRGRAADTAVTGVSLVLAALPEFVIGIALVATFSTTVFQLLPAVTMAPPGTRVWDFPSQLILPTLVLVLVVTPYIARMMRATMLEVLESGYVEMARLKGVPERRVILRHALPHAIGPVAQVAAIQLAWLAGGVVVVEFLFRFPGVGQALIDAVNYRDVQVVQAITMLVAVVYIVVNLLADVVGILANPKLRTGGVE
- a CDS encoding SDR family NAD(P)-dependent oxidoreductase, with amino-acid sequence MSLAGKVAIVTGSGRGLGLAYAQELARQGAAVVINDVDENTAADAVASIEAAGGTATAVVAPVGPTETAKQLVDAAFAEFGRLDILVTNAGVLRDTVLWKMSDDDFDTVINVHLRGTFTCVREAATRMREQGEGGRIICIGSPTGQRGNFGQTNYAAAKAGIVGMVRTWALELKRAGITANAVIPVAATAMTATVPYFHAAMEADAQGEAMPDFFRHTLGFGTAADVAPLIAYLASDDASGVTGQAVGIGGDRLQLWSHPEPVATEYHEGGWTPEALAEKFPSTIGEQAQSVGEQFPPLPEELQPPQA
- a CDS encoding ABC transporter substrate-binding protein, giving the protein MTPEEPARNPDPRGERAAIARRAPLTATRRAVLGGGLGLGLMTLLTACGGRAVAGPQIQVEGPPQEGGAISIGFVGGGASDTLDGAVATNLGDIARAVNLYSTLLTFDHEYELQPMLATSATPNDDATVWTVELRDGVKFSDGRELTPRDVIASFERIVDPEDPKSGAAAFAHLDAVVETGPRTVEFRLSRSDTAMDQQFAMYNCIIVPADFDLAKPVGTGPFMLESFTAAQSTVLRRNPHYWGDDGPYLDEVTLLNFNDTDALINALLSNQVDAVAQIPPALVEVLEADERINILDSETGAYLPFTMRVDREPFDDARVREAFRLAVDREGMVEQVLSGRGTVGNDMYAVFDAAYPADLPQRTQDIVAARQLLAEAGYPDGVDVELVTAPIQSGVVEAAQVFAEQVAEAGIRVKINRMDLTAYWTDYLNYDFSQTFWYTRSFLPQTLAGMLPDAPFNETGWDDPEFIALIEEARAETDDARRDELTRSAQEILYDRGGLIVWGFANQIDAYQSYLGGLVPDRSGLPLSGFKLHEVWIGDVA
- a CDS encoding acyl-CoA dehydrogenase family protein, encoding MSSPTKPLRAPEFGPEGAFGIDPFGYARAHLSSAAVTALEQLHEVLERDVAPLVNDAWDSATMPAGILDALAPLDLMAPQGVSAEEAASTMFSGFRNFVLARTDVSVATVYNAQSGLFRSTVRMGGSAEQVADLDPRIRSFDYRGVFALTEPDHGSDIAGGLATTATRNGDSWVIDGAKRWIGGATSADGLAVFARDTADGEIKCFLIPRETPGVSQEVIGGKISLRPMQNSHITLDGVRVPESSRLQKINSWRDVAAIMRPLRSDVAWIAAGLQAGALEGAVRYVREREQFGRPLASFQLIQEKLARILGNLTASLGMVTGLSAAQDRGVLSDASSSLAKMWTSLHARESAALARELVGGNGIVVDYDVARFFADAEAVYSYEGTHEVTSLIVGRALTGVSAFV
- a CDS encoding Bcr/CflA family efflux MFS transporter codes for the protein MTRRIPGEGSAGRIPPGLMLALGYVSMAASLSTDMYPPAFPGIAEHFSVGPSAVQLTLTAFMAGAAMGQLLIGSLSDALGRRRSLIAGLAVFAACAILAVLSPTLEFLITVRALQGFAGASGAVLARAVIADLAAPRETVRAYSLLFVMIALGPAIASPLGALLTEFGGWRATLTGLAVLGSGMFLVAALRIPESLPAEARRPFSASSLTLGARSLLGRMSYLGHAVAFAAGYGVLIVYIASSSFIVQSMFGLGPVGYALTFTFSSAAVMLGSWLSGQASMRWSSVAALRIGQLLALGASGLLLISALVGALSFSLYLLLIGCFALGAGFVMSTASALAIGQAAGIAGTGSALIGFGQFVTGAMAAPLGGLAGEGTAVPAAAGMTAFALIGLLGGLAGAAALRRTTRSG